From the Thermodesulfobacteriota bacterium genome, the window GGGGGAAGCCCTCGAGCGGTTCAAGACCGAGGCCCGGGAGATCGAGCACGTCTACTACATCTACGTGGTGGAGGGCGAACGGCTCGTCGGCGTCGTCGGCCTGCGGGATCTCCTGATCGAGGAGCCGGAGAAAACCCTTTCCGAGGTGATGCACACCAAGCTCAAGACCGCCCGGCCGGAGATGGGGCAGGAGTCGGTCGCGGAGATCATCTCCAAGTACAACCTGCTCGCCCTGCCCGTGGTGGACGAGGGGAACTTCCTTCTCGGGGTGGTCACCGTCGACGACGTCGTCGACATGCTGCTCCCGCCCGCCGCCCGCCGGAAACGGCGCCGCCGCTGACGACCCCCGCCTAAAGTCCGACCAGCGCGGGAAGACCGGGGAAGACCGTCACGGCGACCAGAAGGGCCGTCAGGACGATCATGACGCCCGTGGTCGTCCAGGCGATCCCGTTGAACGCCCTCGAATTGACGTGTTCCCCCATCAGCTCCGCGTCGTTGATGAGCCGCAGCATGAAGATCAGGACGAACGGCAGCAGGATCCCGTTGACGACCTGCGAAAGGTACATGATGAGGATCAGAGGCGCCCGGGGATAAAGGACCAGCGCCCCCCCGACGACGATGAGGCCGGTGTACAGCCAGAAGAACTGCGGCGCGGTCCGGAAGTCCTTGTCGACGCCCGACTCCCACCCCATCCCCTCGCAGACGCAGTAGGCGGTGGCCAGCGGCAGGATCGACGCGGCGAACAGCGACGCGTTGGCCAGACCGAAGGCGAACAGCCAGGAGGCGTACGTCCCGGCGAGCGGCGCCAGCGCCACGGCCGCGTCCTTGGCGTCCTCGATGCGCGTGCCTTGCGCGGACAGCGTCGCGCCGCACGCCACGATGATCGAAAGCGCCACGACGGCGGTGACGAAGCAGCCGAAGATCACGTCGATCCGGGTCAGCCCGTAGTGCTCCACCTGGACGTTCTTCTCCACGACGGCGGACTGCATGTAGAACTGCATCCAGGGGGCGATGGTCGTCCCCACGATCCCGATGAGGAGCGTGAGGTACGTCCCGTCGAGCCGCGGGGCGGGGACCAGGACGCTCCGGCCGACGGCGCCCCAGTCGGGCGACGCCAGGTACGCCGCGACGGGATAGGTGAGGAAGACGCCGCAGGCGACCAGGAAGACCTTCTCCACCACCCGATAGGTCCCCTTCACCACGAGGAACCAGACGGCCACCGCGCCGAGGGGGACGGAGAGATACTTGCTGACGCCGAAGATCTCCCACGCCGACGCCCATCCCGCGAACTCCGCCACCGTGTTGCCCAAGTTGGCCAGCACCAGCGCGACCAGCAGGAAGAAGGTGGGGCGCACGCCGAACTTCTCCCGGATGAGGTCGGCCAGCGTCTTTCCCGTGACGACGCCCATCCGCGCGACCATCTCCTGGACGACGATCAGCGCGACCGTGATGGGGGCGAGGGTCCAGAGCAGCGCGTACCCGAAATGCGCACCCGCGATCGAGTAGGTGGCGATCCCGCCCGCGTCGTTGTCGACGGAAGCCGTGATGATCCCGGGCCCGAGGACGGACAGGAACAGGAGGAGCCTCGTTTTGCTGAAACGGCGGAACGTCACCATTCTCCTCCTGGGGGAGGGATGCCCGTCTTCCGATGGAAAATACCATTTTCGGGGAACAGGCGGTATAAAATGGAAAAAACGACATGCTGCTCCGCCCCTCGAGAATATTCGCCTTCTGCCTGCTCTGCCTGGCCGCGGCGCCGGCCGCGTGGGCGAAGGAGGGGGATCCCATCCGGTTCGGGGTGATCCCCCGCTTCAACCCGCACCTTACGTATGAATATTACCAGCCGCTCATGGATTACCTGGGCCGGACAACTCCCTACCGCTTCGAGCTGCGCCCGGGAAGAACCTACCTGGAGACGATCGAGGATCTCCGGACAGGGGTCACCGACATCGCCTACCTCGGCGGGGCGACGTTCGCCCTCGCGAACCACCGGTTCGGCGCCCGCGCGCTCGTCAAGCCGAGGAACGCCGAGGGGGGGACGACCTACCGCTGTTTCATCATCGTCCGGAAGGACAGCCCCGTCCGGACGATCCGGGATTTGAAGGGGAAGCGGATGGCCTTCGGGGCGCGCCGATCCACGACGGGGAGCCTGATCCCGAGCTACATGCTTTTCGAGGCCGGGGTGACGCCGGACCGGCTGCAGCAGCTGGCGAACCTCCACAACCACGAGGAGGTCGCAAAGGCCGTCCTCAAGGGGATCTACGACGCCGGGGCCGTCAAGGACGTGGCCGCCTGGAAATACCAGGCGCAGGGACTGCGGATCGTCGCGGAGTCGGAGGATCTGCCGAACGCCCCGATCACGGCGGGGCCGACGCTTCCGAAGGAGGCGGAAACCGCCATCGTGAAGGCGCTCCTGTCGCTCGATCCCGGCCGGCCCGGGGGGAAGGCGGTTATGGCGCAGTGGGGACCCGAGCTCCGGCACGGCTTCGTCCCGGCCCGCAACGAGGATTATGACTTCCTGTACCGGAAGATCGCCTCCATCCCGACCGGGTGCGGAATCCGTTGCCACCGGACGAACCCGTTCCTCGAAAAGTGAGGATCCCCGTCCCCTCACTCGCGGGGAAGTTCATGGCCGCCGGCACGGCCGCCATCCTCGCCACCGCCGTCGCCTTCCACTACTTCCTCCTCGAATCGGAGAAGGGGCACCTTCTGGTGAGGGAGGAGAGGATCGCGCAGACGCTCGCCGTCTCTATGCGGCTCCCCTTCACGCAGATCCTCCTCTACGAGGAGACGGGCACCGTGGCGGAAGCGGGCCTCCTCGACCTGTACGTTTCCCGGATGACCGAGAACCCGGGCCTCGACATCCCGTACGCGATGGTGCTCGACCCGGAGGGCAGGGTCCTTTCGCACAGCGACCTGACGCAGTTCAACCGGAATATGGACGATCCGCTGTCGATGAAGGCGCTGGCGGCGACGGACATCGTCGTAACCCCCGTCGGCGACCCGTTCCGTGGGGGATCGTTCGACGTGGCCGCCCCCCTGAACGTCTCCTCCCGTAGGTTCGGCACGCTGCGGTTCGGCTACTCCCTCTCCGGCCTCGCGCGGAGCGTCCGCCAGTTGCGGGAGAAGATCCTGCTCCTCACGGTCCTCGCCGCGGCCGGGATGATCGTCCTCGCGTTCGCCGCATCGCGGGTTATGGTGCGGCCGATCCGGCGCCTGGTGGGCGCGCTCGATTCCGTGCGGCTCGGGACGCTCGAGCCCGTTCCGCTCCCCGGCCGGCGCGACGAGATCGGCGACCTTCAGGAAAGCTATCGGATGATGATCGACCGGCTTGCCCGGGAGAAGGCGGAGCGGGAAAGCACGCAGGAGCTGCTCGCGAGGACGGAGAGGATGGCGACGGTGGGCACCCTCGCCGCGGGGATCGCCCACGAGATCAACAGCCCCCTGACCGGCGCCATGCACAGCGTCTCCGCCCTGAAGTCCGGCTCCGTGCCGGAAGGGAAGCGGGAGCGTTACCTCCAGGTGCTTTCGGACGGCCTCGACCGCATCCGCCGGGCGGTCTCCCAGCTCCTCGACTACTCGACCGGGCACGCGATGAACTACGCCGATTGCGACCTTTCGGCCCTCGTCGCCCGGACGGTGGATTTCCTCGATTACGAGATCCGCCGGAACGGGATCGCGGTCGAGAGCCGCCTCCCCCCGCTGTCGATCCGCGGCGACGCCCACAAGCTGGAGCAGGTCCTCGTGAACCTGGTGCTGAACGCCGTGGCGGCGATGCCCGCGGGCGGGCGGCTTTCGTTTCATCATCTGGAGAACGGGCCTTTCGTCACGCTGGTCGTCGCCGATACGGGGGAGGGGATTCGCGGGGAGGACCTGGAGCGTATCTTCGAACCGTTCTTCACCACGAAGAAGGACGGGAAGGGGACCGGGCTGGGGCTCGCGGTCTGCCGGAAGATCGTCGAGCGGCACGGCGGGACGATCGCCGTTTCGTCCCGCCCGGGCGAGGGGGCGGAATTCCGCATCTCGCTCCCGCGGATGCCGGAGCAGGGAGGGGAACATGGCGGTTGAGGGAAGGCGCATCCTTGTCGTGGAGGACGATCCCGGCCTGCGGTTCACGATGACGGACGCGCTGGAAGGGGAGGGATTCGCGGTCGCGGACGCCGGGAACGGTGCGGAGGCGCTCCGGCGGCTCCGGGAGGAGGCGTTCGACATCGTCGTGACCGACCTGCGGCTTCCCGACGGGGACGGGATGGAGATCCTCCGGGAGGCCAAGGCGAAGGTCCCGCCGTCCTCGGTGGTCGTGATGACGGGGTACGGCACCGTCGAATCGGCCGTGGCGGCGATGAAAAGCGGGGCGGAGGATTACCTGACGAAGCCGTTCCCCATGGACGCCCTCCTGCTCCTGTTCGGTAAGATCCTCCGGGTGCGGGCGCTCGAGGAGGAGAACCGGGAGCTGAAGCGGCGCATCACCGCGCAGTTCCGTTTCGAGGAGCTGGTCGGGAAGAGCAAGGCGATGCGGGACGTCTTCGAGCTGGTTTCCGCCGTCGCCGGGACGGACGCCACCGTGCTTGTTCTCGGCGAGAGCGGGACCGGCAAGGAGCTGGTCGCCCGCGCGCTGCACCGCCGGGGGAAGCGGAAGGACGGCCCGTTCGTCGCCCTGAACTGCGCCGCCATCCCGGAGAGCCTGTTCGAGGCCGAGCTGTTCGGACACGAGAGGGGCGCGTTCACGGGCGCCGATCATCGCAGGGCGGGGAGGATCGAGCAGGCCGACGGCGGAACCCTTTTCCTCGACGAGGTCGCCGAGGTGCCCGTTTCCACCCAGGCGAAGCTCCTCCGGGTGCTGGAGGAGCGCTCCTTCACGCGGCTCGGGGGGAGCGAGCGGGTCAAGGTCGACATCCGGGTCGTCTCCGCGACGAACCGGGGGGACCTGCAGGAGATGGTGGACGCGGGGGAATTCCGCAGCGACCTTTTCTACCGCCTCAACGTCTTCGAGATCCGGCTTCCCCCTTTGCGGAGCCGGCGGGAGGATATCCCGCTGCTGGTAGAGCACTTCGCCGAAAGGCTCGGGGGACTCCGGGTTTCGGACGCGGCCATGGCGCGGCTGATCGACCACCGGTTTCCGGGAAACGTCCGCCAGTTGTGGAACGCGATGGAACGGGCATCCATCCTCTGCAAGGACGGGATGATCCGCCCGGAACAGCTCCCTCCGGATTTTGCCGACGCGCGGATTTCCCCCGAGGCTCCCGCGTCGGAGGAGATCGTTCCCCTGAAGGAAGCCGTCCGGCGGTTCGAGGCGGATTACATCGATAAGGCGCTGCAGGCGTCCGGCGGGAGCAAGTCCCGCGCTTCCGATCTTCTCGGGATCGGCAGGAAGGCCTTGTGGGAACGGCTGAAACGCTGATCCCGCAAGCCGGCCCGTTTCTTTTCCGAAACATCCTCCCGCCGACGTTTCCGGAAGGAAACGGTCTCCGGGGCTTCGGCGCGGCAGGAACGGGCATTCCGAGACATGCTGCATATAACACCTTGGAAACATTGGCGATGTTTTTCTCGCCTCGTCCCGTATTGTTGGCATCTCGTTTGCTGCTAACAAAAGGTCAACCATTTTCGGCATGCACCATGCCATCCAAGGGAGGAGAGGATTTATGAAGAAAAGGGGAAGCATCGGTTCAGCGGTCCTTCCGGCGATCGTCGCCGGCTGCCTGCTGCTCTTGTGGGCCGGATCCTCATCCGCCGCCCGCATGGCGCCGGGCCCGTCGAAGGATCCCAACACGGGCAAGGCGTACGCGGGCTCGGAAACCTGCAAGAAGTGTCACGCGCAAAAGTACAGCGACTGGAAGAACACCATCCACGCATGGATGGTCCGGCCGATCGCCAAGGGAGACTTCAAGAACGTGAAGGCCGACCTGACGGCGGAAGGCGCTCCGAAACCCGATCAGTACGACTGGGCGTACGTGATCGGCGGCTGGTACAAGGAGGAGCGCTACGCGTTCTGGGACGAGAAGGGGAACATCATCGACGGCGAGTTCGAGTACAACAAGCCGAAGAACCATTTCTCCCTCCGGAAGAAGAAGGACGGAAGCCTGTCGCGGTTGGACTGGTTCGACGAGTGCGGGAACTGCCACGCAACGGGCGTCAACTACAAGGAACGGACGTTCATCGAGTTCAACATCGGCTGCGAGGCGTGCCACGGCCCCTCGGCGGACCACGCGAAGGCGCCCAAGAAGGTCAAGGCGGTGATCGACACGCACACCGAGAACTGCGGCCGCTGCCATATCCGGGCGCGCATGAAAGGCGACCTGAAGAAGTTCAACTACCCCGTCTACTATGAGCTGAACAAGCCCGAAACGCTGACGAAGGACCTCGATTTCGAACCGTACACCGCTCCCGGCTCCTTCTGGCCGGACCAGAAGAACGCGAACCGCCACCGCCAGCAGTACCTGGAATGGATAAAGAGCCCCCACAGCGAAGTGAAGGGATTGAGCTGCGCCACCTGCCACGATCCGCACAAGGGAAGCCTTTCCTACCGGACGGGGCAGCTCAAGGGCGACGAGCGGGTCTTCTGCGGGAAGTGCCATGAGGCGATCGTGGCCAACCCGAAGAAGCACTCCGGGCACCGTTACGACGTCGCGTCCTGCTCGTCCTGCCATATGCCGTACACGATCGCGTCGGGCTCGATCCCCAACCACACCTTCGAGGCGATTCCGCCGTCGAAGACGCTGCAATACGGGGTGGACGAGAAGACCGGCAAGCCGAAGATGCCCAATTCCTGCGGCATCTACTGCCATACCAAGGAGTCCGCGGCCGATCTGGACGTGAAGTACAAGGCGATCTTCAAGAAGATGTAAGGCCGCCACGGTTCGACAAGGCGTTCCGCGAATGGGGTCCGGCGGGAATCCGCCGGGCCCCTTTCCGCATGGGCGGAGGAGGAGTCCCGCATGTGCGCCGCCGGGCCGCCGAAGGAGATAGTGCCGAGCCGCGGAAAGTAAGCCGATACCTCCCCGGCCTTCCTTCATGGGGGCGGGAAGCGGTTCGCAGGATCTGGAATCCGGAAAACAGTAATGATTTCCGCCTATTTTCTCGCTGAATCGTTTGCCGATCCCGTTGCATTTAATAATTGTCTTGTCGTTTCCGCCACGAACCGCGTCAATCCAAAGGAGGGATCGGGTCGATGAAGAAAACAGGAGGATTCGTGTCCGAGGTTTTGCCGGCGTTCCTCGCCGGCTGTCTGCTGCTGGGATGGGCGGCCCCGTCCCCCGCGGCGACGGGGTATGTCGGCTCCGGGAAATGCTTCGCGTGCCATCCTCAGCAGTACAACCTCTGGCAGGCGACCGGCCATCCTTGGAAGCTGCGGAAGGCCGAGAAGGCGCGATACGCCAAGCTGCCGCTGCCTCCGGGCTACGCCTGGGAAGACATCAGCTACGTGATCGGCGGGGCCACCAAGAAGGCCCGCTACATCGACAGGAAAGGGTACATCGTCACCGCCGCAAAGGACGGCTCCGAGGCGAAGACCCAGTACAACATCGAGGACGGGAGCTGGTCCTTCTACGAGAAGGGGACGAAGAAGCCCTACAAGTGCGGTCCGTGCCACATGACCGCCTACAGCCCGGAAGGGCACCAGGACGGCATGGAGGGGATGATCGGC encodes:
- a CDS encoding CBS domain-containing protein, with the protein product EKEEAEEIHELLHHEDDTAGGLMTNEYLAWPPNLNVGEALERFKTEAREIEHVYYIYVVEGERLVGVVGLRDLLIEEPEKTLSEVMHTKLKTARPEMGQESVAEIISKYNLLALPVVDEGNFLLGVVTVDDVVDMLLPPAARRKRRRR
- a CDS encoding Nramp family divalent metal transporter — encoded protein: MVTFRRFSKTRLLLFLSVLGPGIITASVDNDAGGIATYSIAGAHFGYALLWTLAPITVALIVVQEMVARMGVVTGKTLADLIREKFGVRPTFFLLVALVLANLGNTVAEFAGWASAWEIFGVSKYLSVPLGAVAVWFLVVKGTYRVVEKVFLVACGVFLTYPVAAYLASPDWGAVGRSVLVPAPRLDGTYLTLLIGIVGTTIAPWMQFYMQSAVVEKNVQVEHYGLTRIDVIFGCFVTAVVALSIIVACGATLSAQGTRIEDAKDAAVALAPLAGTYASWLFAFGLANASLFAASILPLATAYCVCEGMGWESGVDKDFRTAPQFFWLYTGLIVVGGALVLYPRAPLILIMYLSQVVNGILLPFVLIFMLRLINDAELMGEHVNSRAFNGIAWTTTGVMIVLTALLVAVTVFPGLPALVGL
- the phnD gene encoding phosphate/phosphite/phosphonate ABC transporter substrate-binding protein yields the protein MLLRPSRIFAFCLLCLAAAPAAWAKEGDPIRFGVIPRFNPHLTYEYYQPLMDYLGRTTPYRFELRPGRTYLETIEDLRTGVTDIAYLGGATFALANHRFGARALVKPRNAEGGTTYRCFIIVRKDSPVRTIRDLKGKRMAFGARRSTTGSLIPSYMLFEAGVTPDRLQQLANLHNHEEVAKAVLKGIYDAGAVKDVAAWKYQAQGLRIVAESEDLPNAPITAGPTLPKEAETAIVKALLSLDPGRPGGKAVMAQWGPELRHGFVPARNEDYDFLYRKIASIPTGCGIRCHRTNPFLEK
- a CDS encoding ATP-binding protein encodes the protein MAAGTAAILATAVAFHYFLLESEKGHLLVREERIAQTLAVSMRLPFTQILLYEETGTVAEAGLLDLYVSRMTENPGLDIPYAMVLDPEGRVLSHSDLTQFNRNMDDPLSMKALAATDIVVTPVGDPFRGGSFDVAAPLNVSSRRFGTLRFGYSLSGLARSVRQLREKILLLTVLAAAGMIVLAFAASRVMVRPIRRLVGALDSVRLGTLEPVPLPGRRDEIGDLQESYRMMIDRLAREKAERESTQELLARTERMATVGTLAAGIAHEINSPLTGAMHSVSALKSGSVPEGKRERYLQVLSDGLDRIRRAVSQLLDYSTGHAMNYADCDLSALVARTVDFLDYEIRRNGIAVESRLPPLSIRGDAHKLEQVLVNLVLNAVAAMPAGGRLSFHHLENGPFVTLVVADTGEGIRGEDLERIFEPFFTTKKDGKGTGLGLAVCRKIVERHGGTIAVSSRPGEGAEFRISLPRMPEQGGEHGG
- a CDS encoding sigma-54 dependent transcriptional regulator, which codes for MAVEGRRILVVEDDPGLRFTMTDALEGEGFAVADAGNGAEALRRLREEAFDIVVTDLRLPDGDGMEILREAKAKVPPSSVVVMTGYGTVESAVAAMKSGAEDYLTKPFPMDALLLLFGKILRVRALEEENRELKRRITAQFRFEELVGKSKAMRDVFELVSAVAGTDATVLVLGESGTGKELVARALHRRGKRKDGPFVALNCAAIPESLFEAELFGHERGAFTGADHRRAGRIEQADGGTLFLDEVAEVPVSTQAKLLRVLEERSFTRLGGSERVKVDIRVVSATNRGDLQEMVDAGEFRSDLFYRLNVFEIRLPPLRSRREDIPLLVEHFAERLGGLRVSDAAMARLIDHRFPGNVRQLWNAMERASILCKDGMIRPEQLPPDFADARISPEAPASEEIVPLKEAVRRFEADYIDKALQASGGSKSRASDLLGIGRKALWERLKR
- a CDS encoding multiheme c-type cytochrome, which produces MKKRGSIGSAVLPAIVAGCLLLLWAGSSSAARMAPGPSKDPNTGKAYAGSETCKKCHAQKYSDWKNTIHAWMVRPIAKGDFKNVKADLTAEGAPKPDQYDWAYVIGGWYKEERYAFWDEKGNIIDGEFEYNKPKNHFSLRKKKDGSLSRLDWFDECGNCHATGVNYKERTFIEFNIGCEACHGPSADHAKAPKKVKAVIDTHTENCGRCHIRARMKGDLKKFNYPVYYELNKPETLTKDLDFEPYTAPGSFWPDQKNANRHRQQYLEWIKSPHSEVKGLSCATCHDPHKGSLSYRTGQLKGDERVFCGKCHEAIVANPKKHSGHRYDVASCSSCHMPYTIASGSIPNHTFEAIPPSKTLQYGVDEKTGKPKMPNSCGIYCHTKESAADLDVKYKAIFKKM